The Zingiber officinale cultivar Zhangliang chromosome 9A, Zo_v1.1, whole genome shotgun sequence genome window below encodes:
- the LOC122021615 gene encoding protein NRT1/ PTR FAMILY 5.2-like isoform X2 has product MSRTRCVMPAKRASNLSHHTKGMCLLTLAVSLPALKPPPCGRNTADPSCSAKATPLHLGVFFCALYIIAVGTGGTKPNISTIGADQFDEFHPRERAHKLSFFNWWMFSIFFGTLFANTVLVFIQDNVGWTLGYALPTLGLAVSISVFIAGTPFYRHRIPVGSPFTKMARVLVAAARKCTVRSPGDPRELHELDLNAYTEPGKYRIDSTPTLRVLNKAAVKTGPSNPWALCTVTQVEETKQMLRMIPVLITTFVPSTINAQINTLFVKQGTTLDRHIGPNFKIPPASLVAFVTLSMLVSVVLYDRYFVPFMRGLTGNPRGISLLQRMGTGMAIHIVIMSVASLTERRRLAAARENGLVESGAGVPLTIFILLPQFALMGVADAFLEVAKLEFFYDQAPEGMKSLGTSYAMTSLGIGNFLSSFLLSTVERITRQRGHGWILNNLNASHLDYYYAFFVVLDFLNFALFCLVSRFYVYRAETQQEEDA; this is encoded by the exons GGGATGTGTCTACTAACCTTGGCGGTGTCACTGCCGGCGCTCAAACCGCCGCCGTGCGGCCGCAACACGGCCGATCCTTCTTGCTCCGCCAAGGCAACGCCGCTGCATCTCGGAGTCTTCTTCTGCGCGCTCTACATTATCGCCGTCGGCACCGGCGGCACCAAGCCCAACATCTCCACCATCGGCGCAGACCAGTTCGATGAGTTCCATCCCCGCGAGCGCGCCCACAAGCTCTCCTTCTTCAACTGGTGGATGTTCAGCATCTTCTTCGGCACCCTCTTCGCCAACACCGTCCTCGTGTTCATCCAGGACAACgtcggatggacgctcggctacGCTCTCCCCACCCTCGGTCTCGCCGTCTCCATCTCCGTCTTTATCGCCGGCACCCCCTTCTACCGCCACAGGATCCCCGTCGGCAGCCCCTTCACCAAGATGGCCAGGGTCCTGGTAGCCGCCGCCCGGAAGTGCACCGTACGGTCGCCCGGCGACCCCAGGGAGCTGCATGAGCTCGATCTCAACGCGTATACGGAGCCCGGCAAATATCGCATCGATTCCACGCCAACTTTGAG AGTTCTGAATAAAGCGGCGGTGAAGACCGGTCCGTCGAATCCATGGGCGCTTTGCACGGTGACACAAGTGGAAGAGACGAAGCAGATGCTGCGCATGATCCCCGTCCTCATTACCACCTTCGTCCCCAGCACAATCAACGCCCAAATCAACACCCTGTTCGTGAAGCAGGGCACCACCCTTGACCGTCACATCGGCCCCAACTTCAAAATCCCCCCGGCGAGCCTCGTCGCCTTCGTCACGCTCTCCATGCTGGTCAGCGTCGTCCTCTACGACCGATACTTCGTCCCGTTCATGCGTGGGCTCACCGGGAACCCCCGCGGTATCTCGCTGCTGCAGCGCATGGGCACGGGGATGGCGATCCACATCGTGATCATGTCGGTGGCGTCGCTGACGGAGCGACGGCGACTGGCTGCGGCGCGGGAGAACGGCCTAGTGGAGAGCGGCGCTGGAGTGCCGCTCACCATCTTCATCCTGCTACCGCAGTTCGCGCTGATGGGGGTGGCGGACGCATTCCTGGAGGTGGCCAAGCTGGAGTTTTTCTACGACCAGGCCCCGGAGGGGATGAAGAGCCTGGGGACGTCCTACGCCATGACCAGCCTCGGCATCGGCAACTTCCTCAGCAGCTTCCTGCTTTCCACCGTGGAACGCATCACCAGGCAGCGCGGGCACGGCTGGATACTGAACAACTTGAACGCCTCGCACCTCGATTACTACTACGCCTTCTTCGTCGTGCTCGATTTCCTCAACTTCGCCTTGTTTTGCCTGGTTAGCCGGTTCTACGTTTACAGGGCAGAGACGCAACAGGAGGAGGATGCATGA